Proteins from one Pseudodesulfovibrio sp. JC047 genomic window:
- a CDS encoding DUF6485 family protein has protein sequence MKKKDQCPRAQLNEQYCTCTDDCDKHGLCCECLHYHRQRGELPACYFTKEEERTFNRSVEFFIRRRV, from the coding sequence ATGAAAAAAAAAGACCAATGTCCCAGGGCACAATTGAACGAACAGTATTGTACATGCACTGATGACTGTGACAAGCATGGGCTGTGTTGTGAGTGTTTGCATTATCATCGACAGCGAGGGGAACTCCCCGCGTGTTATTTTACAAAAGAAGAAGAGCGGACATTTAATCGGTCTGTGGAATTTTTCATTCGACGGAGAGTTTGA